A region of Colletotrichum destructivum chromosome 11, complete sequence DNA encodes the following proteins:
- a CDS encoding Putative reverse transcriptase domain, ribonuclease H domain, ribonuclease H-like superfamily translates to MPLSPILYLFYNADLLDSCNEAEDTTATGFIDDVAILAVGNSTEETCRKLQEALRKAETWAFTHASVFAPEKFQLTHFTRAKTRINTDSPLQSQWGEIEPKTTCKYLGLTMDSTLKWKPHINETERKVTNIITALSSPGSSTWGVRTREMRIIYKGVAIPQMMYACSLWSNSGWGEKGYTKKTLHRVQRLQARAARAISGAYRATSFPALDVEMHLLPVEQQIWKHNIDTISRTGMAGAPARRGRKMSPRQTITKRLLDGQEAISQEPEHILPFVTPLWWQGPRIHIVGGAEQAEKEHQRCLEQSTNAFHIYTDGSGIDGQIGAAAVCTTTQQTSKSHMGDDTTSTVYAGELQGIILALKMAQADKQNGNQRSKVFIHTDNQAAIRSSAKPKEKSGSYLLKIIADKTQALREQGLNVELRWVPAHTGIQGNEAADAAAKEATG, encoded by the coding sequence ATGCCTCTGTCACCGATACTCTACCTCTTCTACAATGCGGATCTTTTAGACAGTTGTAACGAAGCCGAAGACACGACAGCCACCGGTTTCATTGACGACGTAGCGATACTTGCCGTAGGAAACAGCACTGAGGAAACCTGTCGGAAGCTTCAAGAAGCACTCCGGAAAGCCGAGACTTGGGCTTTCACCCATGCGTCCGTCTTCGCACCCGAGAAGTTTCAGCTCACCCACTTCACGCGAGCGAAAACCAGAATCAACACAGACTCTCCACTCCAGAGTCAATGGGGAGAAATCGAGCCCAAGACAACCTGTAAATACCTCGGCCTCACCATGGACTCAACTCTCAAGTGGAAACCACACATCAACGAGACAGAACGCAAGGTCACCAACATCATTACAGCACTCAGCAGCCCAGGCAGCTCCACATGGGGCGTGAGGACCAGAGAAATGAGGATTATCTATAAAGGAGTCGCAATACCGCAGATGATGTACGCGTGCTCGCTATGGTCCAACAGTGGATGGGGAGAGAAAGGCTACACCAAGAAGACACTACACAGGGTGCAAAGGCTTCAAGCCAGAGCAGCCAGGGCAATAAGCGGAGCATACAGGGCGACCTCGTTTCCGGCGCTAGACGTGGAGATGCATCTCCTGCCAGTCGAACAACAGATATGGAAACACAACATCGACACCATCAGCAGAACAGGCATGGCCGGAGCCCCTGCAcgcagaggaagaaaaatGAGCCCGAGACAGACGATAACAAAACGACTGCTCGATGGACAAGAGGCAATCAGCCAAGAGCCCGAGCACATCCTGCCCTTCGTGACTCCCCTGTGGTGGCAGGGACCGCGCATCCACATCGTCGGAGGCGCAGAACAAGCTGAAAAGGAACATCAACGATGTCTGGAACAAAGCACCAACGCATTCCATATCTATACAGATGGCAGCGGCATTGATGGTCAAATCGGGGCCGCTGCAGTCTGCACAACTACACAGCAAACCAGCAAATCACACATGGGCGACGACACAACATCGACGGTCTATGCGGGAGAGCTGCAAGGGATCATTCTAGCCCTTAAGATGGCTCAGGCGGACAAGCAAAACGGAAACCAAAGAAGCAAAGTTTTCATCCACACTGACAATCAAGCCGCCATCAGATCGTCAGCCAAACCAAAGGAGAAATCTGGCTCTTACCTCCTCAAGATCATCGCAGACAAGACACAAGCCCTCCGCGAACAAGGACTCAACGTCGAGCTCCGATGGGTACCCGCCCACACCGGCATCCAGGGCAACGAAGCAGCAGACGCCGCCGCTAAAGAAGCCACGGGATAG
- a CDS encoding Putative DNA-directed DNA polymerase, family B, exonuclease domain, ribonuclease H-like superfamily translates to MRAEAIKTSDTGGAVDPDLIIGYNIANFDFPYLLARARHLGVGNFEHWSRLLGVASKAKDTNFTSKQIGSRDSKSTNTNGRLQLDLLQLVQLDHHLRSYTLNSVCSHFLGEQKEDVHYTMITELFNGSPETRRRLALYCLKDAYLPQRLIDKLSCLENYTEMARVTGVPFNYLLARGQQEANDEQYEGATVIEPKRGFYDVPIATLDFASLYPSIIQAHNHCYTTLVNNKAIETLNLEKDDDYIVTPSGATFLTTKQQKGLLAQILDELLTARKQAKRELSVEKDPFKKAVLNGRQLALKISANSVYGLTGATTGKLPCLEIASSTTAFGRKMIERTKEEVENLYTIANGHSHDAEVIYGDTDSVMVKFGTKDLSEAMRLDEEAARLVSSKFITPIKLEFEKVYYPYLLINNKRYAGLYWTNLKAYDKMDTKGIETVRRDNCLLVQTVIDKVLRMILIDQDVSGAQEYVKDTIANLLQNKIDMSKLVITKALTKDDYAVKQAHVELAQRMRKRDAGSAPGLGDRVAYVMIKGAAGSKNYEKSEDPIYLAKPLGRIFEPILGESKANLLLSGAHTRTISVAAPTVGGLMRFAKRTLTCMGCKKPLADKEENAGAVCSSCAPRVGELYKKTLDVVSSSEVRFGRLWTQCQRCQGSLHCEVICSSKDCPIFYMRMKAKKDLEDAGKELKRFDFDQASVWSLPNANEMENSEAKTKTTFLQMLVLYGLLINPMDEGLRDLDHAALVGILEAKAKAPPPNQKELHLIAILHCVLDLAGGKFSNTSSIEEVDHAFTFAENLQLCGHFLGIQPSDNHYCRIDFAEEIKSLATAQRDPTNKVQTVEILATISAFGQEDDLHQRPLELLRDLQSLDVLLPFETLAEIPDQLTMHLNPHEAASLNDFVTETKNLRILSSPKCGSWTFLLWASTHAKPAFNSEITKWMQNSEVLPLFRFALFR, encoded by the exons ATGAGAGCAGAAGCCATCAAGACATCGGACACAGGCGGA GCCGTCGATCCCGATCTCATCATAGGCTACAACATTGCCAATTTCGACTTTCCCTATCTGCTCGCCCGAGCGAGGCACCTCGGCGTGGGGAACTTCGAGCACTGGTCACGCCTCCTTGGCGTTGCCTCCAAAGCAAAAGATACCAACTTCACCAGCAAACAAATAGGAAGTCGAGACTCAAAATCCACCAACACAAATGGTCGACTACAGCTCGATCTGCTTCAACTAGTGCAACTTGATCACCATCTCCGCAGCTACACCCTGAACTCTGTCTGCTCCCATTTCTTAGGCGAGCAGAAAGAAGACGTTCACTACACAATGATTACCGAGCTTTTCAATGGGAGCCCCGAAACGCGACGTCGGCTGGCTCTCTATTGCTTGAAGGACGCTTACTTGCCCCAAAGACTGATAGACAAGCTCTCATGCCTTGAGAACTACACTGAGATGGCAAGAGTCACCGGTGTACCGTTCAATTATTTGTTGGCGAGAGGTCAACAG GAAGCCAATGATGAGCAGTACGAAGGTGCCACAGTTATCGAGCCCAAACGCGGATTCTATGATGTGCCAATCGCCACGCTGGATTTTGCATCCCTTTACCCCAGTATCATACAGGCGCATAACCACTGCTACACCACTTTGGTCAACAACAAGGCCATTGAGACGCTCAATCTTGAGAAAGATGACGACTACATTGTCACTCCGTCGGGTGCCACATTTTTAACGACAAAGCAGCAAAAAGGACTGCTAGCTCAGATCCTGGATGAACTGCTCACCGCAAGGAAACAGGCGAAGCGAGAACTCTCGGTGGAGAAGGATCCGTTCAAAAAGGCAGTGTTGAACGGGAGGCAGCTGGCGTTAAAGATCAGTGCCAACTCCGTATATGGCCTAACTGGTGCCACAACTGGGAAGCTTCCGTGCCTTGAGATCGCTAGTAGCACGACTGCCTTTGGCCGAAAGATGATTGAGAGGACGAAGGAAGAGGTCGAGAATCTTTACACCATTGCTAATGGTCATTCTCACGACGCTGAAGTCATTTACGGTGACACCGACTCGGTCATGGTCAAGTTCGGCACCAAAGATCTCTCCGAGGCGATGAGACTGGACGAAGAGGCGGCTAGGCTCGTATCCTCCAAGTTTATCACGCCAATCAAGCTTGAATTTGAAAAGGTTTACTATCCATATCTGCTTATCAACAATAAGCGGTACGCCGGCCTGTACTGGACCAATTTGAAAGCGTacgacaagatggacacGAAGGGTATCGAGACGGTTCGGAGAGATAACTGTTTGTTAGTGCAAACTGTTATCGACAAAGTTCTCAGAATGATTCTCATCGACCAGGACGTCTCGGGTGCCCAAGA ATACGTGAAAGATACGATCGCAAACCTGTTACAAAACAAAATTGACATGTCCAAGCTCGTCATTACCAAAGCGTTGACCAAGGATGACTACGCAGTCAAGCAAGCTCATGTTGAGCTTGCTCAACGGATGAGGAAACGCGATGCTGGCTCAGCGCCTGGCCTTGGTGACCGGGTTGCGTATGTTATGATCAAGGGTGCGGCCGGATCCAAGAACTATGAGAAGTCAGAGGATCCGATCTAC CTTGCGAAGCCTTTGGGCAGGATTTTCGAGCCGATCCTAGGGGAGTCAAAAGCCAACTTGCTACTTTCGGGAGCACACACACGGACTATTTCAGTTGCCGCGCCGACCGTTGGTGGGCTAATGAGATTCGCGAAGAGAACACTGACTTGTATGGGCTGCAAAAAACCCTTGGcggacaaggaggagaacGCTGGCGCAGTGTGCTCGAGTTGCGCACCCAGGGTCGGTGAACTGTACAAGAAAACACTGGACGTGGTGTCAAGCTCAGAGGTGCGGTTCGGACGATTGTGGACACAATGTCAACGGTGTCAGGGCAGCTTGCACTGCGAGGTAATTTGCAGTAGCAAGGATTGTCCTATTTTTTACATGAGAATGAAAGCGAAGAAGGATCTCGAGGACGCAGGGAAGGAGCTCAAACGGTTTGACTTTGACCAGGCATCTGTTTG GTCCCTGCCTAACGCTAATGAAATGGAGAACTCTGAGGCAAAGACGAAAACAACCTTTCTTCAGATGCTCGTCTTGTATGGGCTCCTGATAAACCCCATGGACGAGGGCTTGAGGGACCTCGATCATGCAGCACTGGTTGGCATACTAGAAGCGAAAGCGAAAGCACCACCGCCCAATCAAAAAGAGCTCCATCTTATCGCGATTCTGCATTGCGTTCTGGATTTAGCTGGTGGTAAGTTTAGCAACACGTCGTCAATCGAAGAGGTTGACCATGCTTTCACTTTCGCCGAAAACCTACAACTTTGTGGGCACTTTCTGGGTATACAGCCCTCGGACAATCATTATTGCAGAATTGATTTTGCAGAGGAAATTAAATCTCTGGCAACAGCACAGAGAGACCCAACAAACAAGGTTCAAACCGTGGAAATCCTTGCCACCATTTCGGCATTCGGCCAAGAGGACGATCTGCATCAGCGCCCCCTTGAGCTACTGAGAGACCTCCAGAGTTTGGATGTTCTTCTGCCGTTTGAGACGTTG GCGGAAATCCCAGACCAGTTGACTATGCACTTGAACCCGCATGAGGCCGCAAGTCTTAATGACTTCGTCACCGAAACCAAAAATCTCCGGATATTATCCTCTCCCAAGTGTGGTTCTTGGACGTTTCTACTCTGGGCCTCTACCCACGCCAAGCCCGCTTTCAACTCGGAAATAACTAAATGGATGCAAAACTCTGAGGTTTTGCCGTTATTCAGATTCGCCTTATTCAGGTAA